A single genomic interval of Candidatus Schekmanbacteria bacterium harbors:
- a CDS encoding acetolactate synthase large subunit: MKASDMFVKQLEEEGVTHIFGLPGEENLDLLDSLRKSSIKIFITRHEQAAAFMAATYGRLTGKAGVCFSTLGPGATNLVTGIAHSQLIGAPLVSISGQKALKNNIQGKFQIVDIVNLMKPITKKSISILDAETIPTVIRDAFKTAESERPGAVHIELPEDIASSDCRAKIQKRTNIRRPSPDKKAIEKAVKLIEESKNPLVIVSSGANRKLITKHLLAFLEKTGIYVVHTSVGKGVISDEFEQSLYTMGIHGRDYISCGIERADLIITIGYSIIEYPPYIWNSDLSKKIVNIDFVESEPDRYFNPDVEVIGDISHSLREISSRIKERREFPIFKKLRFFLTEKLYSKYEKKYPLLPQEVVDAVREALMPYDIVSLDNGIYKLWFSRLYRTYEPNTLLLDNALATMGAGLPAAIAAKILNPEKKVIAVCGDGGFMMNSQEMETALRYKVPVVILLLNDNGFGFIKWKQKHMKLERFGLDFSNPDFVKYAESYGAKGLKVSRNDDIRDVLRKALNMNELVLVECEIDYSINYEVFSNELSQLVCEI; the protein is encoded by the coding sequence ATGAAAGCTTCGGATATGTTTGTTAAGCAGCTTGAAGAGGAAGGAGTTACTCATATCTTTGGCTTGCCGGGAGAAGAAAATCTCGATTTACTGGATTCATTACGTAAATCATCAATAAAAATTTTCATAACGAGGCACGAGCAGGCAGCTGCATTTATGGCAGCAACTTATGGCAGATTGACAGGAAAAGCAGGTGTATGTTTTTCCACTTTAGGTCCGGGTGCAACCAATCTTGTAACGGGTATTGCCCACTCTCAATTGATTGGTGCGCCGCTTGTTTCTATTTCAGGACAAAAGGCGCTTAAAAATAATATACAGGGTAAGTTTCAAATTGTTGATATAGTCAATCTAATGAAGCCGATAACGAAAAAATCTATCTCAATTTTAGATGCCGAAACCATTCCAACAGTAATCCGCGATGCTTTTAAAACTGCCGAAAGTGAACGCCCCGGTGCAGTGCATATTGAACTTCCGGAAGATATTGCTTCATCGGATTGCAGGGCAAAGATTCAGAAAAGAACAAATATAAGAAGGCCTTCTCCAGATAAAAAAGCAATTGAAAAAGCAGTAAAACTTATAGAGGAATCAAAAAATCCTCTTGTGATAGTGTCATCAGGAGCTAATAGAAAACTCATAACAAAACATCTTCTAGCTTTTCTTGAAAAAACAGGAATCTATGTCGTGCATACAAGCGTAGGAAAAGGAGTTATTAGTGATGAGTTCGAACAGAGTCTATATACAATGGGAATCCATGGAAGAGATTATATTAGTTGCGGCATAGAAAGGGCAGATTTGATTATTACCATTGGTTACAGCATAATTGAATATCCTCCATATATTTGGAATTCGGACCTTTCTAAAAAGATTGTCAATATAGATTTTGTTGAATCTGAGCCAGATAGGTATTTCAATCCTGATGTAGAAGTTATTGGAGATATTTCTCATTCATTGAGAGAAATTTCTTCAAGAATAAAAGAAAGAAGAGAATTCCCAATATTTAAAAAACTGAGATTTTTTCTTACGGAAAAGCTTTACAGCAAGTATGAGAAAAAATATCCGCTATTGCCTCAAGAGGTTGTTGATGCAGTAAGAGAAGCCCTTATGCCCTATGACATAGTTTCGCTGGACAACGGCATATATAAATTGTGGTTTTCCCGTTTATACAGGACTTATGAGCCAAATACCCTGCTTCTTGACAATGCCCTTGCAACAATGGGCGCTGGCTTGCCGGCTGCTATTGCGGCAAAGATATTGAATCCGGAAAAGAAGGTAATTGCAGTTTGCGGCGATGGCGGTTTTATGATGAATTCACAAGAGATGGAAACTGCTTTACGATATAAGGTGCCCGTTGTTATACTATTATTGAATGACAATGGTTTTGGATTTATTAAATGGAAGCAGAAACATATGAAACTTGAAAGATTTGGACTGGATTTTTCAAATCCTGATTTTGTTAAATATGCAGAAAGCTACGGCGCAAAAGGATTGAAAGTAAGCAGAAATGACGACATTAGGGATGTTTTGAGAAAAGCGTTAAATATGAATGAATTAGTTTTAGTTGAGTGTGAAATAGATTATTCCATAAATTATGAAGTCTTTTCTAACGAGTTGTCTCAGCTTGTCTGTGAAATATGA